The Maridesulfovibrio ferrireducens genome contains a region encoding:
- a CDS encoding peroxiredoxin has product MFRYLSAAIVTVFLFAGAAFAEPMQKGEDFPDITLTGNQTAAQLSYLGLSDNGPWQIKDIDADFVIIEIFSMYCPHCQAEAPSVNKLFTALKKSKSNARIKLIGVGVGNSDFEVNFFRKKYQVEFPLFDDLDFEIHEEVGKPGTPHFFMVDLSEENILKTVSSFAGRMKDPKQFLISLQKAARH; this is encoded by the coding sequence ATGTTTCGATATTTATCAGCCGCAATAGTAACTGTCTTTCTGTTTGCCGGAGCCGCCTTTGCTGAACCTATGCAGAAGGGAGAAGACTTCCCCGACATTACCCTGACTGGCAACCAGACCGCAGCTCAGCTTTCCTACCTTGGATTATCCGACAATGGCCCGTGGCAGATTAAAGATATTGATGCCGACTTTGTTATTATTGAAATTTTCAGCATGTACTGCCCACACTGTCAGGCGGAAGCTCCAAGCGTTAACAAATTGTTTACGGCCCTCAAAAAGTCCAAATCAAATGCCCGCATAAAGCTTATAGGTGTTGGCGTTGGAAATTCTGACTTTGAAGTAAATTTTTTCAGAAAAAAATACCAAGTAGAATTTCCACTTTTTGATGATCTTGATTTTGAAATACATGAAGAAGTCGGAAAGCCCGGAACTCCGCATTTTTTTATGGTTGACCTAAGTGAAGAAAATATACTTAAAACTGTTTCATCTTTTGCGGGAAGAATGAAAGATCCCAAGCAGTTTCTGATAAGTCTGCAAAAAGCCGCAAGACATTAG
- a CDS encoding SulP family inorganic anion transporter codes for MEASHTLVSNSKGSIQSDIFSGLTVALALVPEAVAFSFVAGVSPIVGLYGAFMMCIMTSILGGRPGMISGATGAMAVVMVNLVLEGNALGGAGSHAGLQYLFFTLLLVGIFQSLAGIFRLGKFIRMVPRSVMMGFVNGLAIVIFLSQLNMFQAEGTWIQGEPLWIMIGLVALTMGILFTVPMVYKKAPGALIAIIAVSLLVIFAQIDTATVLSFIKVNGGTGIKAGLPTFAIPQIPFTWETLTFVTPYALILAAIGLIESLMTLTLIDELTDTHGSGNRECIAQGVANFTNGLFGGMGGCAMIGQSIINITSGGRGRLSGITAAVALLFFILFTSTYIEMVPIAALVGVMFIVVIKTFAWSTFNIVNKVPKWDVAVIVLVTFLTVKYDLAIAVICGVIISAMIFAWENALRIRARKIVDEHGIKHYQIYGPLFFGSTTLFLSKFDVKDDPDNVIIDFQESRIMDQSAIEMVNKVTELYLRSGKTVHLWHLSKDCVRLIKKAEKICVVNVLSDPDYFVSVDNYNKLQDELKA; via the coding sequence ATGGAAGCCAGTCATACTTTAGTATCGAATTCAAAGGGCAGTATTCAAAGTGATATTTTTTCAGGGCTTACGGTGGCATTGGCATTAGTGCCGGAAGCAGTAGCATTTTCTTTTGTCGCAGGAGTTTCTCCGATTGTAGGCCTATACGGTGCATTCATGATGTGCATTATGACTTCCATTTTAGGTGGACGACCCGGCATGATTTCAGGAGCTACAGGAGCAATGGCCGTTGTTATGGTTAATCTGGTCCTAGAAGGAAATGCTTTGGGCGGAGCCGGTTCACATGCCGGACTTCAATATCTGTTTTTTACTTTGCTGCTGGTAGGTATTTTCCAAAGTCTGGCTGGAATATTCCGTTTAGGAAAGTTTATAAGAATGGTTCCAAGGTCCGTTATGATGGGATTCGTCAATGGGCTGGCAATTGTAATTTTTCTATCCCAGTTAAATATGTTTCAAGCTGAGGGCACATGGATTCAGGGAGAACCTCTCTGGATAATGATAGGATTGGTAGCTTTGACAATGGGAATTTTGTTCACAGTTCCTATGGTTTATAAAAAAGCTCCGGGCGCACTCATAGCCATAATCGCTGTTTCTCTTCTGGTTATTTTTGCTCAGATTGATACGGCAACAGTTCTTTCCTTTATTAAGGTTAATGGAGGCACAGGAATAAAAGCGGGGCTTCCTACTTTTGCAATCCCTCAGATTCCTTTCACTTGGGAAACTCTCACATTTGTTACTCCTTACGCCTTGATTCTAGCTGCCATCGGGCTGATTGAATCTTTAATGACATTAACTCTTATTGATGAATTGACTGACACTCACGGGAGCGGAAACCGTGAATGTATAGCTCAGGGTGTTGCTAATTTCACCAACGGGTTGTTCGGCGGAATGGGCGGATGTGCAATGATCGGGCAGAGTATCATCAATATTACTTCCGGTGGTCGCGGTCGTCTGTCCGGTATCACCGCCGCTGTTGCCTTGTTGTTCTTTATTTTGTTCACTTCAACTTATATTGAAATGGTCCCTATTGCCGCGCTGGTCGGTGTTATGTTTATCGTTGTCATTAAGACTTTTGCATGGAGCACATTCAATATAGTGAATAAAGTTCCTAAATGGGATGTTGCCGTTATCGTTCTGGTAACTTTTCTCACCGTCAAATATGATTTGGCTATTGCTGTAATCTGCGGTGTTATTATTTCCGCTATGATTTTTGCATGGGAAAATGCACTTAGAATTCGTGCAAGAAAGATTGTTGATGAGCATGGAATCAAACATTATCAGATATACGGGCCGTTATTTTTTGGTTCCACAACATTATTTCTAAGTAAGTTTGATGTGAAAGATGATCCTGATAATGTTATTATCGACTTTCAGGAATCACGTATAATGGATCAATCTGCAATTGAAATGGTCAATAAAGTTACCGAGCTGTATTTGCGGTCAGGCAAGACTGTTCATCTGTGGCATCTTAGCAAGGATTGTGTCCGCTTGATTAAGAAGGCGGAGAAGATATGTGTTGTCAACGTGCTGTCCGATCCTGACTACTTCGTCAGCGTAGATAATTATAATAAACTTCAGGATGAGTTAAAGGCATAG
- a CDS encoding methyl-accepting chemotaxis protein yields MLKNAKLGVKLGLAFGLIITLLVVVISVDRYAANSMSSGFKKHMEVDMAIGLHAGRIESLMLQSRRNEKDFMLRMDKKYLARLDENIAQLTDQAKSIVRLAGENGNTEIEGLASGVIGFASSYKSSFRKLVEAYETKGLDPKSGLQGEFRGAAHALQNFFGERNVDELYISLLQIRRYEKDYIRTGSPKYKDKWLSAITIYEEQLNVSKCSDSAKVEQQKGLKEYSDALNDYLRNPEASYTETMRSAARIMEQALGSIYIPNGNALILSIRKEEKDYILRGAKKYASNVEAGLERLTESVNLSEISDADKNESKAYVAKYEKAFNSLVEEDIIITELTSAMRAEVHKIEPAVDSISKKAMALADETAKRTAEHVDMLGTISITIGILAIVAGILFAWCIVKIITGPIIKAVTFAQEIRRGNLTATVDIHQKDEIGMLADALRQMGGKLADIVSDITGASQNVTAGSEELSSSSSVMAQGSTEQASSIEEIAASMEEMGATIRKTADNAKETERIAVESSKDGEESGVAVAQTVEAMKNIAEKISIIEEISRQTNLLALNAAIEAARAGEHGKGFAVVAAEVRKLAERSGQSAAEISELSSSSVATAEAAGRMLEKLVPNIKKTADLVQEISAASEEQNSGTQQISKAVEQLDMVVQQNASVSEEMASTSEELASQAQQMQSLMSFFKTDDEFGDSPPMRALGQKRSTPEKLDGASLDLSDDLSSEFKRF; encoded by the coding sequence ATGTTGAAGAATGCTAAGCTTGGAGTTAAATTGGGGCTCGCTTTCGGCCTAATTATTACACTTCTGGTTGTTGTGATTTCTGTTGATCGCTATGCCGCTAATTCTATGTCTTCGGGATTTAAAAAGCATATGGAAGTGGACATGGCTATTGGTCTTCACGCGGGTCGTATTGAGTCTTTGATGCTTCAAAGCCGTCGAAACGAAAAAGATTTTATGCTTCGGATGGATAAAAAATATCTGGCGAGACTTGATGAAAACATCGCGCAATTGACTGACCAGGCAAAATCAATTGTCAGGTTAGCCGGTGAGAATGGAAATACAGAGATTGAAGGATTAGCTTCCGGTGTAATTGGTTTTGCATCCAGTTATAAAAGTTCATTTCGGAAGCTGGTTGAGGCTTATGAGACAAAAGGGTTGGACCCTAAATCCGGTTTACAGGGGGAGTTCAGAGGCGCGGCTCATGCATTGCAGAATTTTTTCGGAGAAAGGAATGTAGACGAATTGTACATTTCTCTTTTGCAGATTCGCCGTTATGAAAAGGACTATATCCGCACCGGTTCTCCTAAGTATAAAGATAAATGGTTGAGCGCTATCACTATATATGAAGAGCAGCTTAACGTTAGTAAGTGTTCTGATTCTGCTAAAGTCGAACAGCAGAAGGGGCTCAAAGAATATTCTGACGCACTGAATGATTATTTGAGAAATCCTGAAGCCAGTTATACGGAAACTATGCGTTCTGCCGCTCGCATTATGGAGCAGGCTCTTGGTTCCATATACATTCCCAATGGTAATGCTCTTATACTTTCGATCCGCAAAGAGGAAAAAGACTATATTCTAAGAGGTGCTAAAAAGTACGCATCAAATGTAGAAGCCGGATTAGAGCGTTTGACTGAATCTGTGAATCTTTCTGAAATCTCGGATGCAGATAAGAATGAATCTAAAGCTTATGTTGCAAAATATGAGAAGGCTTTTAATTCTCTCGTTGAAGAAGACATAATTATCACTGAATTGACATCTGCGATGCGTGCGGAAGTTCATAAAATTGAACCTGCTGTTGACAGTATTTCAAAAAAAGCAATGGCGCTTGCTGATGAAACTGCGAAAAGAACTGCTGAGCATGTTGATATGCTTGGAACTATAAGTATAACCATAGGAATTTTGGCCATTGTTGCAGGAATTTTGTTTGCATGGTGTATCGTAAAAATAATTACCGGGCCTATTATCAAGGCTGTAACGTTTGCTCAGGAAATTAGAAGAGGAAATCTTACTGCAACGGTTGATATTCATCAGAAGGATGAAATTGGAATGCTTGCTGATGCATTAAGGCAGATGGGTGGGAAGCTGGCGGATATAGTATCTGATATTACCGGCGCATCTCAGAATGTCACAGCGGGAAGTGAAGAATTGTCATCTTCGTCCTCTGTGATGGCTCAAGGCTCTACAGAACAAGCTTCTTCAATTGAGGAAATTGCGGCATCAATGGAAGAGATGGGGGCGACGATAAGGAAAACCGCTGATAATGCAAAAGAGACTGAAAGGATTGCAGTTGAATCCTCTAAAGACGGTGAAGAAAGCGGGGTAGCTGTAGCTCAAACTGTTGAAGCTATGAAGAATATTGCAGAGAAAATTTCAATTATTGAGGAGATTTCACGGCAGACAAATCTTCTTGCTCTTAATGCCGCTATTGAAGCAGCCCGTGCCGGAGAGCACGGAAAAGGTTTTGCTGTAGTTGCCGCAGAGGTGAGAAAACTTGCAGAAAGAAGCGGGCAATCCGCTGCCGAAATAAGTGAGTTGTCGAGTTCTTCTGTTGCCACCGCAGAGGCGGCCGGACGTATGCTTGAGAAGCTGGTTCCTAACATCAAGAAGACCGCTGATCTTGTTCAGGAAATATCAGCTGCCTCGGAAGAACAGAATTCAGGAACTCAGCAGATTTCAAAGGCTGTTGAACAGCTGGACATGGTCGTTCAACAGAATGCATCAGTTTCTGAAGAGATGGCTTCGACTTCTGAAGAGCTGGCGAGCCAGGCGCAGCAGATGCAGTCGTTAATGAGTTTTTTCAAGACAGATGATGAGTTCGGAGATTCTCCACCCATGCGGGCTTTGGGGCAAAAGCGTTCAACTCCAGAAAAGTTAGACGGTGCTTCTCTTGATTTGAGTGATGATCTCAGTTCTGAATTTAAACGGTTTTAA